A genomic stretch from Asterias rubens chromosome 19, eAstRub1.3, whole genome shotgun sequence includes:
- the LOC117303010 gene encoding uricase-like: MASGGPRMEFVSEGTYYGKNCVRLLQHRRLGDSHEIKELSVNSHLSLSTHKGFIYGDNSDIIATDSQKNTIFALAKMKGITTPEQFAMDLCQHYLKMYSQVVRAEIYIEQAPWRRMDQSGEQHAHAFIQTQEATRYCVVRQERHGLPTVWAGLKGMTILKTTKSGFAGFVRDKFTSLPESWDRIFSTIVSGKWCYKDISGINFDQAWETCKNTILDVFAGPPRTGVFSPSVQQTLYLSAQKMMAKINQIDQVELEMPNVHYFLADLKKIGMENNDEIMMPTVDPHGIIRAALRRVPNSRL, translated from the exons ATGGCAAGTGGAGGACCAAGAATGGAGTTTGTCTCTGAAGGCACTTACTACGGCAAGAACTGTGTTCGTCTGTTGCAGCACCGACGTCTTGGTGATTCCCATGAGATTAAGGAGCTCTCTGTCAACTCACACTTGTCCTTATCCACACACAAGGGCTTTATTTATGGTGACAACAGTGATATTATTGCTACAGACTCGCAGAAAAATACTATCTTTGCACTGGCTAAGATGAAAGGG ATTACAACTCCAGAACAGTTTGCGATGGATCTTTGCCAGCACTACTTGAAGATGTACAGCCAAGTCGTCAGGGCAGAGATATACATAGAACAAGCTCCATGGAGAAGGATGGATCAGTCGGGTGAACAGCACGCCCATGCATTCATTCAGACTCAAGAGGCTACACGTTACTGTGTGGTCAGGCAGGAGCGGCACG GACTTCCAACTGTCTGGGCAGGTCTGAAGGGTATGACGATTCTCAAAACAACCAAGTCGGGTTTTGCTGGATTTGTGAGAGACAAATTCACAAGCTTACCCGAGTCTTGGGATCGAATCTTTTCAACCATCGTCTCTGGAAAGTGGTGCTACAAAGACATCTCTGGGATTAACTTTGACCAGGCCTG GGAGACATGTAAGAACACGATCCTAGATGTTTTTGCTGGTCCCCCGCGCACTGGTGTCTTCTCCCCATCTGTTCAACAAACTCTGTATCTGTCGGCTCAGAAGATGATGGCCAAAATTAATCAG ATTGATCAAGTGGAGCTTGAGATGCCGAATGTTCATTACTTCCTTGCGGACCTCAAGAAGATTGGTATGGAGAATAATGACGAG ATCATGATGCCAACAGTCGACCCTCATGGGATTATCAGAGCCGCCCTCCGTCGAGTCCCAAATTCTCGTTTGTGA